In Brachypodium distachyon strain Bd21 chromosome 5, Brachypodium_distachyon_v3.0, whole genome shotgun sequence, the genomic window ATTAGTGGCACTGTCTATCTTATTCtaattttggtgaaaagcATTATCCACATGCCTGTCTTTTGCAATAGGTTTAgggttttttttccattttttcccCATTCGACCAAAATATGGCCGGATTCCGCTCAACTGATGGTAACATAACATATAGGCTTAATTGTTTGCATTATAAAGAGAGGAGTTTCTCTTATTTTGACAATAGAAACAGGTGAGGGTTTTTTTACAACAAAAGGAGATGACGtaccgccgccaccaattgGCTTTTTTATAAGAAATTAAAGATATATTCAAATTAATAAACTGAAACTATGTTCCTTCTGGATGGATTCGTAGTTAGTATGCCAAATCTGTTTTTTGCAGGATCTTGCATTTGTTTTGGATGGTTGGACACTCGAAATAATTCTGAAGCATTCTATGGAATCTTTCACTAGACTGGCCATGCTGTCAAGAACAGCAATATGCTGTCGAATGACACCTTTGCAGAAAGCACAGGTTTTCCTTTCTCTATTTTGATTTGACTATCATGATTCTACTCTAAACATCCCATGCATTGTTGCTATTTAGCTGCTGGACACTTCAAAATAACATTCTTTGCATTTGTGCAGCTTGTTGGGATCCTGAAAACCGTTGGTTACCTAACTCTAGCAATTGGGGATGGTGGTAATGATGTAAGAATGATTCAAGAGGCTAACATTGGAGTAGGGATCAGTGGTAGGGAGGGACTGCAAGCTGCAAGAGCTGCTGATTATAGCATTGGAAGTATGCATCTCTTGCTAATTTGACCAGGTTCCTGGTTGCAGTCATTGTGTAATCCCAAATCTAAGTATATATATCTTCTCATTGTTTTGCAGAGTTTAAGTTTCTCAAAAGGTTGATACTTGTCCACGGTCGATATTCATACAATCGTACAGCATTTATTTCGCAGTACTCCTTCTACAAGTCACTCTTGATTTGCTTTATACAGATTCTGTGAGTTTCACCTCCTAATGCTCTTTCCATGAGAAGCATCTTTGATTACACTGGCGAGCCTCTGCTGATGCTTTGTTTTTCACATGGAATTGCTGACCTGTATCCTATGTtagattttcttttgtgaCAGGGCTTTCTGGAACTAGCTTGTTCAACTCGATTAGCCTGATGGCCTATAATGTCTTCTACACAAGTCTTCCCGTTATGACTATACTTTTTGACAAGGATATGTCTGAAACTACAGTTCTGCAATATCCCCAGATTTTACTCTATTCTCAAGCTGGGAGGTATACAGTCTAACTTTCCTTCgctcttttttatttgttaatGGCTTCTTCTAAGTGTGTTGCATAGCTTTTCTGTAGTATCACTGATGAGTAGTTTCATTGTCTTGCAGGCTCTTAAATCCAAGTACATTTGCTGGATGGTTTGGACGATCGCTGTACCATGTAAAATAAcatttcttttattctttatGCTCATCTGGGTTTCCGTATATTGAAGAATCTATTGAAGTTCAGTGCATGCATTTGTTGGGGCTTGGGTAGTGACTATTCTGTTCAAGTGTCTCTTGCTCTGTTGCTGCAATCTTTTGTGGACAACACACCtgctgcttttttttattgcgATCTCTCTCTTTCACGCACGCACCACGCaccacgcacacacacacaaacacacacacctGAACTTATTACTAGACCTGAACATGCACTGAATAACGGATACATGCATCGGTTTGCTTGCTAACCAAATGGAGTGTGCATTTTAGTAGTAATTGAAGAACTGTTAGCATTTCCTTTGTCATTCCTTGTGCGGATCTTGATGCAGCTTTCTACTTTTCAAATatctatgattttttttcttccatgtGTAATTGGGTGCATAATCATGAGTATTTGGGTGTATGATATCTTACTCGGGCTACTCTATTGCTGCCCTTGAAAATGTAGTTTCCTTAACAAGATTTAATCTGTTGTGATTTCAGGCACTTGTTGTCTTCTTAATTACAGTCCATACAAATGCTTATGAGCAAAGCAACATGGAGGAAATCTCCATGGTTGCCCTATCTGGATGCATTTGGTTACAAGCTTTTGTTGTCACATTGGATACAAAGTAAGTTCTCACTTATCGCGTTGCTCCAAAACATATCGGAATTGTGCTCCATTGACAGTGTCTTGTACTTCAGCTCATTCACTTATCTGCAAGTCATCCTCATATGGGGAAACTTTGTAGCCTTCTATATCATCAACTTAATACTCAGTTCAGTGCCAACACTTCAGATGTACACTGTCATGTGGCGCCTCTGTAGTCAACCTTCATACTGGATCACCATGGCTGTAAGTCTACTCTTGTTGGCTATACTAATCTTCCTAATTATTCTTGCTGACCATCTTATTTCTCCCTCCATTCTCCAGCTGATTGTTACTATCGGAATGGGTCCAGTGCTGGCTCTCAGATACTTGAGGAATGTGTACAGACCTAGTGCAATTGACGTTCTTCAGCAAATCGAGCAAACCAATGGTCCTACCCAAACCTCCAGAAATGTGGAGTCAGCAACTAGGATCTATCTCGATCAGTTACTAACTGACTTGCGTAGGAACAAGGGTTCTATTCATCAACCTTTGCTTTCGGATTCTGTAGCATCTATCAGATGATGTGCTGAGAGTGAGTCACCAGTAACCATGTTTCCTTACTGGGACACAAGTTACGTAGGCAGTGAGCCAATTTCGAACTTAAGAAATTGCGCCAGCTAACAGTAATAGGCTCATGATCAAATAATTGTTCTGACAGTTGCACTTCACTAGAGACATTTGATATCTGGTCAACAGTTTACTTTGCGGTAAGAAATTGTCCTCCTCGGCGATTGTATTATTTGGGGGCCACCCATGATAAATTGTCGTCCATAATAGCAAACAGTTTACTAAGCAGTAATAATTGTTCCGGCACCTGAGACGAGGAAATTGCACTTTTCTGGGGCCATCATTTCCAGAATATCTTTGAAAGTTTGACGGATCAGACCTAAAAATTGCGCCAGGTAAACGGTCTCCTAAAATTGTGCCTGGTAAAAGCGGTCTTGGCCGAATACGAACCATCCGAAGTTAGCTTCCAGGGTATCAGTGTCTTGAAGACCTGGACACAAGGTGATCGCAGATCAACCAACTTACACATAGCCGCCGCACCCCAAGAACCCCTTAGATTGGATACGCAGCGATGATCAAAGAAGAAAGCAATTCTGGAACCGTTGCCAATCCGAATGGAGGAGAGGACCGAAAAAAGCTCATAATCTGCAGAGGACCGAAGAAAGCAATTAGGAACTGTTGCCAATCCGAAAGCCAGGCCCAACGCAGGAGCAAAGCATTGGCGAACTTGTCCAAATCCAAGATCTCCAAACCTCCGAACTACCTTAGACAGAAATCCTACGCCAGCTGACCAAACAGCTAGCTCCCGGGCAAGCCAAGTCGCCCTTCCAGAGCCAGCCCCTTTTGCATTTTTCGATACGGTTCCCGACCCAAGTAGGCAAACTGAGCGTGGACAGGTGCAAAATTGGGATGGCTGAGATTGCAATCGCAGGATAGTGATGAAAACCCCTTTGCTAAGCATTTTTTACTTCTATCCAGCCAGACGACACTCAACTTATCAAGCAGCAGTTTGAAAAAAACCTTGGGAGGCTTTTTCTGCGAGAGCGGCAGCCCCAGTTCCCAAATaagtaaattacagaaaatcaCCACATTAGTGGCCAGGATTTCACATACGTACCGATCTACGTTTTAGTTACTAAAAACCACTAGATTTCGTTAACCTCCCACTCACCAGCGAAGAAGccaaaaattaagagtgatGGCCCAGGCCAACGTGTCTTCCAGCTAGGCTTGCCAAGGTGGCCAGTAGCCCGCGCCCCCGCTCCCAAATAATGTCGCCGCCTTTGACCTCCATCTATTTCGGCGATCCCGCAGCTCAAACCTTTTTGGTGCTCATCTTCCTCGCCTTCACGGCCGGCGTGGCCGACGGGAAGAGCCCGAGCAAATcagaggcagaggaggaggagcaataGGAACATCATCGCAGGCTCGCCCGCCGGATCTACAGCAGCAGTGGacgaggagaagggcggcgtCCCACTGTGCGCGTGGACGACATCAATTGCGGGGGCGGGGAGGCGCatggagacgaggaggaggacggtaTCCCCCTGGACCACCAGCAGCGTTGCGCCCTGCTCCTGGATGGCATGCACCGAGGAGAAAGTAGCTGCTGCTATCCActgtgaaagatcgagtacgtcacagagggggggtgaatgtgaccagttttaattctttctttgAAATATGAAAGACTGAAtacagtcacagtacttcaacaacagagatTACACTAAGCAATttttagagtagcagcggaaagaagaaagatgaacaagtttatagcagcagcaatgaagacaaaatacaatgaatcagttatacttcaacagagagtaaaagttgaggaacgaaatcaccgGACTGAAGACATagggatttgttttccgaagttcagattgttggcacaatcctacgtctccgttgagggggctagaacaagactcgcggacacacaagtccacccaatcctcctgagctaagacctaagtctcgcccagttattcgtggtagatcttgaggtgatctccggaccttcacagactggttgatggcaaatcacaatcttcgattgctcttcaacgctgactcctagccgtctaggtgatgccaatcaccaagagtaacaagcttcaagtgctcggctagagaggggatcccattcttcacactcagttcagctctaagggttttatcaggtgttcttcaaaacaactcactgggGATCACCACCAAACTtcttcggggtgggtcgtcttatatagccttggacACGGCTGAtttagccgttgtgacccgttggataaagtgatccctgagactccagctcacactttatcactttgtctcacaacagttagattaggtggtcaagcacgaaagcaacagattttcaaacacatttgaaatcagagcgAAGACTTCAtgcggaagtttctgtgaagcctgacatgcttcattcttcactccgacgaaaaacactcacacagaaaatggttttcgcctaagctgaacatgaagaataggtttcacctgaaccagctccacacttcaaacccccccttaatagtacggcgttcctatactcaagtgaagaaaaaagctacggaaagacctatgaagaatgctacgcttcatgttcttcaccgttcttcactgagctcttcatacttcaagccagtacctgtacttcaattttaggggtcatcgatgctggttaaaccaactcttaTGAGGAACTAATACCTGAAACACttcgtgtaactcattagttcctcaaccatgttgtcatcattcatcaaaacccatacaggggcaaggtttcccctTTCACACCGCCCCAGTAGCCATCCCTTACTCCGCCCGCGGCCTTGGTGGATTTCGCCTCGCCGTTGTTGTTGCTCCCCTCGTGCCTCGCCCCGCACCGCCGTTGGCAATGCTTTGCCTCGCGCTGCTCGCCCAAGGCCGCTTGCCGCGCGACGCCGCTCCCGTGCCGCTCGCCCCGCACCGCCGCTCGCGCTGCTCGCCCCGCGCCGTTGGCTGCGCTCcaccctcgcgccgccgctagTGCTGCTTGCCACTCGTTGCTCGCCCAACGCTGCttgccgcgcgccgccgctcctctgacgtgccgccgctcgccgcttGCTGCTTGCCGGAAACAGATAGCGAGTAATAAGAGagatggaatttttttttcggggAGAAGAGAGAATGGACTGGTTTGCCAGGCTGGCATGCCACGTTGGCCTGACCTGACCAATGGACCCATCTGCAGCCCTAACCtctaatgtggtggtttttgtaatttactcttCCCAAATAGGTGCATGGAAAACAAGTGAGAGGCGTCGAAGGATCTGAAAAGATTTCCTCCAAATCTAGGTCGGCACAACGAATGGGGATGATTGAGATTTCTAAATGCTGACCTGCAACCCTGTGTTTGCCCAAACAGATTCAACAGGTCTTCTATCAGACGGAGAAATATGACTCGCAACCTCATGCCATGCCCCGATTGCTTGGAGAATTGGCAATACTTTGTAGAAAGGTCGAGCAGGTGGTTGAGTGGCTCAATGGCTAGATTAAAGAGGTACGGGGGAATAGAGTCCCCTTGGCGCAACTTCTTGGCATGCAAAAGATTTTGTCCCTCATCCCCATTGCAGATATTGTAAGAAGCAGTGCTCCACAAGGTTGAGCTCCATTGAATCCATTGGCGACCAAACCCCTCTTGCACATAGGGAGCCCACCAAGCAAGACATGCTTTCTGAAAGTCAAGCTTGAAAAGTAGGGTAGGAGTTTTAGACCTCTAAAAGAGGCAGGCGAGGCCTtggacaaaaaataaaattatctGATACACCTTGCTTTGATGGAAGCGCTCTGAGCATGAGAAATGGGCCCCGTATACTAGGAATCGTTGAAACTGGAGAACGTCCCGGTATACCGGAATGGTGGGAGTATTAATCTCGGTGAGGCAAACATGAATACCAGTAAAATCGTCCAGAAAAGGCTGGGATTGCAGGTCAAAATTCGAATTAGCAAGACGTGGTTTTCTCCGGACGTGGTctgcaaatttgaaatttaaaacaGACTTTTCTACTTCCTAAATTTATTTACTCGCTCcgatcggtattacttgtctcaaatttgctaaaatacagatgtatctatgtgtaaaaaacgtctgcgtacatgtagtatttcgacaaataattTGGGCCGAGTGAGTAATTAAAGTTACCGTTAAGCTGCTTGCTCTGAACAAGTCCCGCGGGCTGCGCGTGGCACCGTTGCACAGAGGGCCGCTGCCCGGCCGTCGGACAGTTTCTCCGGAGCTTTCCTGGGGCCCCTGGGCTACTTGCCGGCGTAACCTATATCCTTTCCACCCGCTCGGGGCACTGTACGAGTTCGCTGCCACGCAGCGCCGGCCCTTCCGGGCTCCGCGAGAGTACTGCATGCTCTCCAGGTCCAAACATTTGTTCGCCTTCTGGAAACCAAGACCACCAGCTACCCGCATAAGCAGGCTATCACCGCGGCACGCATCGACCCTGCCCTATCAAGATGCATCCCCCACCGCGCAAAACATGCGGCTCACGGCTCTGCTCAGCAGCGGAGACACGGCTGCCGCCCGCAGGCTGTTCGACGGAATGCGGCGCCGGACTGTGGTCACCTGGAACGCCATGGTCGCTGGTCATGCTAGGTGCGGGAGTTTCCTCGACGCACTCGATCTAGCTGCGCGCATGCACCGCTCAGGGGTGAGCCCCAGTGAGGCCACCTTTGCTTCGGTGCTCGGCGCCTGTGCTCGCGGGCGTCGTCTTTGCGTTGGGGCACAGGTGCACTGCCAGGTGGTAAAGTCCGGCTCTGAGAACTTTGAGGTCGTTGGGGCGTCTCTTCTGGACTTCTACTCGTCGTGCTTTGATCTTAGTGCGGCACACATGCTCTTTGATACCCTTCATCCAAGGAATGAGCGGCTGTGGAGCCCGATGGTCGTTGCGCTTGTGAGGTTCAACCTGCTGAGTGACGCCTTGGATCTTCTTGACCGGATGCCTGCACCTCGTGACGTGTTTGCATGGACTGCTGTTATATCGGGCTATGCCCGAGGTGCGAGTGACTGTTGTCGGAAGGCGATTGGGTTGTTTGTACGGATGTTGGCCGATCATGGCGTGATGCCGAATGAATTCACTTTTGACAGTGTTTTGAGGGCTTGTGTGAAGATGGGAGCATTGGATTTTGGGAGATCGGTTCATGGCTGTTTGCTTCGAAGTGGGTTTGATACTGATAAGTTAATCACTAGTGCTCTTGTGGATCTTTACTGCAGTTCTGATGCTGTTGCTGATGCCTTGCTGGTTTACAATGACCTGGAAATGCCGTCCTTGATCACATCCAATGCATTGATTGGGGGGCTTATATCAATGCACATGACAGATGAAGCAAAGATAGTTTTCTCACAGATGCCAGAGCACGATTCAAGTACCTACAATCTGATGATTAAAGCATATGGTATTGAAGGGAAACTTGAACAGTGTCAGAGGATGTTTGAGAAGATGCCTCGGAGAAATATTGTGACCTTAAACTCCATGATGTCAGTTCTTCTCCAGAATGGGAAGTTGGAGGAGGGGCTGAAGCTATTTGAACAGATAAAGGATGAAAGGAACACAATAACATGGAATTCTATGATTTCTGGTTACATTCAAAATAATCATTCTTCAGAAGCTCTAAAACTATTTGTGACCATGCGCCGATTGTCTATTATATGCAGCCCATCAACATTCCCTACTCTATTGCATGCCTGTGGTACTGTTGGAACCATTGAGCAAGGCAAAATGGTTCATGCTCACCTCTGCAAGACTCCATTCGAATCCAATGGCTATGTTGGGACAGCTCTTGTAGATATGTACTCAAAATGTGGGTGTGTCAGTGATGCACTTGACGCATTTTGTTGCATCACATCACCTAATGTTGCTTCTTGGACATCAGTCATCAATGGGCTTGCACACAATGGTCAATGCCTGAAAGCTATAGTGGAATTTGGGAGAATGCTGAGGCATCGTATAAATCCAAATGAGATCACTTTTTTGGGTCTCCTTATGGCTAGTTCTCGTGCTGGCTTGGTTAACAAGGGGATGAGGTTCTTCCATTCTATGGAACGCTATGGACTACTTCCAACTGTGGAACATTATACATGTGCTGTCGATCTTCTCGGTCGGAATGGACGCATCATAGAAGCTGAGAAGTTCATCTCTGCAATGCCTGTACCAGCAGATGGTGTGGCATGGGGAGCCCTACTCACTGCCTGCTGGTATTCAATGGATTTAGAGATGGGTGAGAAAGTTGCTGAGAAGTTGTTTTTCATGGGCACAAAGCATAAATCTGCTTATGTTGCCATGTCTAACATCTACGCCAAATTGGGCAAGTGGGAAGATGTTGTGAAGGTAAGAACAAGATTGAGGAGTCTCGATGCCAAAAAGGAACCAGGGTGCAGTTGGATTGGGGTAAAGGATACAGTTCATGTGTTCCTTGTGGAAGACAGGAATCATCCAGAGAGAGATGAAATATATTTGATGCTAGAAGATTTAGTTTCTAATATATTATTGCATTCTGAACCTGACGAGGATTTATATCTGTTATCTGGAGTCCCCTTTgcttgaagaaaagactaggCAACAGGTTATGATGAAAATTGTGTTAATGCGTTTGTGAGCACCAATTGTGATGGTTAAGTGTCTCTTCTGCATGGATGAAAAGGGAAAATTACGTTAAATCCTCATGGGTGACAGCATTGCTGCCAATTTTAACATTTCTGAACTTAGGTACCATATCTGCTTTTAAAACAAATTATGTTTTACAGTACAATTAAACATCACAACAGCTTGATATATGTACAATCGGTAGAAAGGCATACTTTGCCGAAAGATTAAGGGTCATGACAGTGAACTATTTGTCCAATTGGTGTTCGGCCGGCATCTTTTCTAACTTGAACTTCAGAAGGCCGCTTGGCGGTCTTTGGGCGTGCTTGTTTCCCAATGTTCGAGGCAGCGAAGCCCGAGTTTCGGATTGGAGAAATACACCCACAGTTTATGGGGTTTTAATCTTGACCGTGAGTTTTCCCCCCTTTTTTTCCCACcacctgcatgcatgtatactctcttcatttcacaaagaatggcacgcacaCATTTTaagattttactttgaccaacaattagagtaatgATTTGTGGTttgtgttataaaaattatatcattggattcatatttcaaaaacctttccaacgatatataatctacatacaattggTCTAATCGTTGATCAAAGTTCGACCTTGAAAAACGTTTGCGTTattctttgtgaaaaagagggagtatttctttttGCTTCATCATGGCGTCGGACCCAATTAATACAGTGAGCTAGAGAGATGGAGGTACAGTAGACACTAGCACGCTGTCGGTGGTAGTTAAACCAATTGACATGGGGTATGTTTGATTCATGCCCAACATATATAGCCCTGTCAAATGTGGGCTAGAGGTTGGAGTTAAAATCCTGAAACCTCTCTGCTGATCATGCTAAATTACGCACACATTAGTAACAGAGAACCAACCATATCTTCCACAGGAAACAAGTGCCATGTTTGACGCTCGATGTGTCAGTCAAGACTTCCAATGGAAGGCGATAAACCGGTGGTACTAAGATGTCCGTGGCGGTTTTGTCCCAAGTTTTTGATAGACATGTatgtgcatcaattgatgtACGGGCATGGGATGAGAAAAGTCCGTTTTCAACCCCGTGCTTGTAGACGACGTCCGAAATTAACCCTAACTTCTTAATCCCTGAAATCGGGACCCTGATCTTGTTAATCCCAGTCAATTATGACCTTAAAACTGTTTGGCACGCTAGGAAAATGATGATCCGGTCGGGATTTCTACTTTAAACTCTGATCTTTTAGGCAAAGTCTGAATTGAACCCTAATCTCTTAATCCTTGGATTTCAAACCCTAACCTTACAAATCCTGATTAATTAAGGCATTTATTCCTAGAAAATCCGTTTGGTGGACTAGCGGCGCTTGGAGGAGCAGCGTCGCATGTGGGGCCCGGAGCAGCGGCGACAGGGCTTTGACAAGCTGGCCATTTTtgtgaccgccactgatgatgtgCCCCATCAATAGAGGGTGGTCTGTCCGCCACTGATTTGCACCTCATCACGGGCATGCAGGTTGCGACGGGTGAGACGCCCGCTACTGATGTCATTTTACGCCTGTTACTAATGATCCATTATGTAGTAGTGACATAGACGCAAATCACGGGAATTTGTAAGCCTACTCATCAATCGCAGAACCATGTTAGCGAAAAGGATCAACCAAACACGATTTCTGAGATTAAGGGTTTTAGTTAACCAGGATCATTAAGGTCAGGGTTCAAAATTCAGAGATTAGAAGTTTAAGGTCCGATTCAAATTTTGTCTACGAAGTGAGGGTTTAAAATAGAGTTTTCTCGCATGGGATCCTTCCCCTTGCCGGAAAAAAATGTACGCGATGTCTTGGGAACCAGAGCACGTGACTGTCTTTAGTAGCCTAAATAAAAATTAGTATCCTGATGAATCAGATTGGCAAATTAACTAAGCATCCTGAGGAATCAGATCGGCAAATTAACTAAGCATCCTGAGGAATCAGATCCGCAAATTAACTAAGCATCCTGAGGAATCAGATCAGCAAATTAACTAAGCATCCTAAGGAATCAGATCAACGAAGAATCCGATATATGCCTCCATCCTCGCTGGTTCAACTTATGCAATAACCCACGCGGATGATCGAGGAGTATTATTTCAGACACAAGCACGGACCACGCGGCCCCCGGGCACATGCACGCGGCTCGCAATTGGCTTCGAGGCCAGTAGAATATACGCCGTACACAGCGAGAAATCAGCAGCGCAGCGTGCGTGGATCTGGAGGCCACTGGCACGGATCGATCGCCCATGAGCCTGGAGAGCGAACCCGGCCGTCGGTGCCACTCAAACACCCGGCGCGGGAGATCCAACCATCTGTGAAGAACAGGACACGTTCTTGACTTGGTGGAGTCTTGGACGGCTCAGGACGTAGCGCGCGCGCGCTCTTCCTATATATCAGCTCGTCAAGTCGTCGCACAAGCCGCACCACATAGCAGCTGATAGTTCCAAACGAGTGAAACATCAAGGGAGCGAGTGGCGTGTGAGAGCAGAGCAGTCGTCAGAGCCTAAGCTTAGCGCCATGGGGTCTTTGCCGCCGACGGAGAAGCAGAGGCCGCAGCCGCACGCCGTGATGATCCCGTACCCGGCCCAGGGCCACGTCACCCCTTTGCTGAAGCTGGGCAAGCTGCTCCACGCCCGGGGCTTCCACGTCACCTTCGTCAACAACGAGTACAACCACCGCCGCCTTCTGCGGTCGCAGGGCGCCGAGATGCTCAACAGCGTGCCCGGGTTCCGCTTCGAGGCCATCGCCGACGGCCTCCCGCCGTCCGACAACGAGGACGCCACGCAGGACATCACCTCGCTCTGCTACTCCACCATGACCACCTGCTTCCCCAGGTTCAAGGAGCTCATCCTGAGGCTCAACAAGGACGCCGAGGACTCCGGCGGCGCGCTCCCGCCGGTGACGTGCGTCATCGGCGACAGCGTCATGTCTTTCGCCCTCGGCGTCGCGAGGGAGCTCGGCATCCGCTGCGCCACGCTCTGGAccgccagcgcctgcggcTTCATGGCCTACTACCACTACAAGGACCTTGCTCAACGCGGCCTTGTTCCTCTCAAAggtatacacacacacacacacgcagtACATGTTTTTAAATATCCATATGTACtaagtatatatataaatcACTTGCACACTAGAGCATGAGACCTATAGTACTAACTGTAACAAGAATGAGGAGGCTGTTTTTTTGCAGTCACCTGTGGGTATTCCGTATGCCGATCCCCCACAACCCAATTCCGACAGCCTCATAATATACCTGTCGGAACGTGCCAGCGCAAGTTGATGAGCACTAGTATTACATTCTCGTCTGATCACCTGTTTACCCTTTTAATTCGACAGCCTTTTAGAATTATCAGCGCAGATTTTAGATACGGAATATTAAAGATAATGGATTTTGAAAATTAAGGGATCAGAGCTTTCAAATCTTTCTAAGTGATAGAACCAAGAAGAAATCGGTGCAAACgaagtactccctcagtccaacaaaggatgtctcaactttaactaaatttgaatgtatctatacactaagtcacatctagatacattcaaattttgataaatttaagacatcttttgtggGACGGAAAGAGtagtaatttatttatgtaaaagaaagagagattTTAGCCTGTTAAGTACAGTACATATCCTATTGGAACACCGGCTGTGTTAGGAGATACTTTACTGGTTTGTATCTCTATCTTGTTTTGTGATTCCTGCTGTGGTGCTTCGAGAAACTAACTTTGTTACACGAATATATAACTGTCAAATAGGAGTAAAAACTTGGTTACACATATAGCCAATTAACTCTGTATGTTGTTCTGGACTGCGCTACAAGAAATAGAAGCTATTTCTTTGATGTAACATGGTTAATTGGTAAGATTTGTTCCTCTCGCAACTTCATTTTGTAAGCTTTGTTGCTTGTATATATGCAGACGAGCAGCAATTGAGCAATGGATACTTGGACACAACCATCGACTGGATACCAGGTGTGCCCAAGGACCTACGTTTACGCGACTTCCCAAGCTTCGTGCGTACGACCGACCCCAACGACATCATGTTCAACTTCTTCATCCACGAGACGGCCGGCATGTCGCAGGCATCCGCAGTGGTCATCAACACATTCGACGAGCTGGACGCACCGCTACTAGATGCTATGTCCAAGCTGTTGCCAAAGGTTTACACCGTTGGGCCGCTCCAGCTCACGGTGCGCAACAACATACCGGAGGAGAGCCCTATTGTCAGCATTGGGTCTAATCTCTGGAAGGAACAGGATGCGCCGCTCCGGTGGCTCGACAGCCGTCCGGCGGGCTCCGTTGTGTACGTCAACTTCGGGAGCATCACCGTGATGTCGAAGGAGCACCTGCTGGAGTTTGCTTGGGGATTGGCAAACACCGGCTATTCCTTTTTATGGAACGTGCGGCCTGACCTCGTGAAGGGCGATGAAGCCGCGCTACCGCCAGAATTTTTCAAGCTAACGGAGGGGCGGAGCATGCTGTCGACGTGGTGTCCACAAGAGAAGGTACTGGAACATGAGGCC contains:
- the LOC100830488 gene encoding pentatricopeptide repeat-containing protein At2g13600 — its product is MRLTALLSSGDTAAARRLFDGMRRRTVVTWNAMVAGHARCGSFLDALDLAARMHRSGVSPSEATFASVLGACARGRRLCVGAQVHCQVVKSGSENFEVVGASLLDFYSSCFDLSAAHMLFDTLHPRNERLWSPMVVALVRFNLLSDALDLLDRMPAPRDVFAWTAVISGYARGASDCCRKAIGLFVRMLADHGVMPNEFTFDSVLRACVKMGALDFGRSVHGCLLRSGFDTDKLITSALVDLYCSSDAVADALLVYNDLEMPSLITSNALIGGLISMHMTDEAKIVFSQMPEHDSSTYNLMIKAYGIEGKLEQCQRMFEKMPRRNIVTLNSMMSVLLQNGKLEEGLKLFEQIKDERNTITWNSMISGYIQNNHSSEALKLFVTMRRLSIICSPSTFPTLLHACGTVGTIEQGKMVHAHLCKTPFESNGYVGTALVDMYSKCGCVSDALDAFCCITSPNVASWTSVINGLAHNGQCLKAIVEFGRMLRHRINPNEITFLGLLMASSRAGLVNKGMRFFHSMERYGLLPTVEHYTCAVDLLGRNGRIIEAEKFISAMPVPADGVAWGALLTACWYSMDLEMGEKVAEKLFFMGTKHKSAYVAMSNIYAKLGKWEDVVKVRTRLRSLDAKKEPGCSWIGVKDTVHVFLVEDRNHPERDEIYLMLEDLVSNILLHSEPDEDLYLLSGVPFA
- the LOC100846564 gene encoding 7-deoxyloganetin glucosyltransferase encodes the protein MGSLPPTEKQRPQPHAVMIPYPAQGHVTPLLKLGKLLHARGFHVTFVNNEYNHRRLLRSQGAEMLNSVPGFRFEAIADGLPPSDNEDATQDITSLCYSTMTTCFPRFKELILRLNKDAEDSGGALPPVTCVIGDSVMSFALGVARELGIRCATLWTASACGFMAYYHYKDLAQRGLVPLKDEQQLSNGYLDTTIDWIPGVPKDLRLRDFPSFVRTTDPNDIMFNFFIHETAGMSQASAVVINTFDELDAPLLDAMSKLLPKVYTVGPLQLTVRNNIPEESPIVSIGSNLWKEQDAPLRWLDSRPAGSVVYVNFGSITVMSKEHLLEFAWGLANTGYSFLWNVRPDLVKGDEAALPPEFFKLTEGRSMLSTWCPQEKVLEHEAVGVFLTHSGWNSTLESISAGVPMVCWPFFAEQQTNCRYKCTEWGIGMEIDDNVRRVEVEALIREAMEGQKGQEMKRRVLDLKKSAVASAQPGGRSMSNVDKFIEEVLL